One Tolypothrix bouteillei VB521301 DNA window includes the following coding sequences:
- a CDS encoding NifX-associated nitrogen fixation protein codes for MSVSNSVNGTAAADILNSPFLKAIVQQIRGQDSYGTFRNWSDDLLLKPYVVSKQKKREIPVEGEVEPMTVSRIMVFYRAVAACIEQETGLLSQVVVDLSHEGFGWALVFSGRLLLVVKTLRDAHRFGFDSLEKLSEEGEKLVQKGVELAKSYPEVSKI; via the coding sequence ATGAGTGTATCTAATAGCGTCAACGGAACGGCTGCAGCCGATATTTTAAACTCACCTTTTCTTAAGGCAATAGTGCAGCAAATTCGAGGTCAAGACAGTTATGGCACTTTTCGCAATTGGTCAGATGACTTATTGCTGAAACCTTATGTTGTTAGCAAACAAAAGAAACGGGAAATACCTGTTGAGGGTGAGGTTGAACCGATGACTGTGTCACGGATTATGGTATTTTACCGTGCTGTAGCTGCTTGTATTGAACAAGAAACAGGTTTGCTATCTCAAGTAGTCGTTGATTTAAGCCATGAAGGTTTTGGCTGGGCTTTAGTCTTTTCCGGTCGTCTTTTATTAGTTGTTAAAACTTTAAGAGACGCTCACCGTTTTGGGTTTGACTCCTTAGAAAAATTGTCAGAAGAGGGTGAAAAATTAGTTCAAAAAGGAGTTGAACTAGCAAAAAGTTACCCTGAGGTCAGCAAAATCTAA
- the nifN gene encoding nitrogenase iron-molybdenum cofactor biosynthesis protein NifN has product MAIVTVTNSSVAVNPLKLSQPLGAALALLGLKGMIPLFHGSQGCTAFAKSLLVKHFSETIPLSTTAMSEVSTILGGEENVEQAILTLAERLKPDVIGLCTTALTETRGDDMPHILRGIRKRHPELDSLPVVLVSSPDFKGSLQDGYAAAVESIVRELAQKSDEQNPHPMQIAILPSSAFTPGDVEEIKEIVAAFGLQPIVVPDLAASLDGHLEDSYSAITAKGTSLAELREIGNSAFTLALGESMRGAAKILHDRFNIPYEVFGELTGLEPVDNFLQALSDVSGTAVPEKYRRQRRQLQDAMLDTHFFFGCKRVSLALEPDLLGSTVYFLQSMGAEIHAAVTTTRSPLLEKLPINSVTVGDLEDFEQLAVGSDLLIGNSHSVAIAKRLGVPIYRQGIPIFDRLGNGLYTKVGYRGTLEILFDLANIFMEEEEAKAHQLRELVTC; this is encoded by the coding sequence ATGGCGATCGTGACTGTTACCAATTCGTCAGTTGCAGTAAATCCTTTGAAACTCAGCCAACCTTTGGGTGCTGCTCTAGCTTTGTTGGGCTTGAAGGGGATGATACCACTATTCCACGGTTCTCAAGGCTGTACTGCTTTTGCTAAGTCTTTATTGGTGAAGCATTTTTCTGAAACAATTCCCCTGTCAACGACAGCAATGTCGGAAGTCAGCACGATACTGGGTGGAGAGGAAAATGTTGAACAAGCTATTTTGACTCTAGCAGAAAGATTGAAGCCAGATGTCATTGGTTTGTGTACGACTGCACTGACGGAAACCAGAGGGGATGACATGCCCCACATTCTTAGGGGTATTCGCAAACGTCACCCAGAGTTAGATAGCTTACCAGTTGTCTTGGTCTCCTCTCCAGATTTTAAAGGTTCTTTGCAAGATGGATATGCTGCTGCTGTAGAGAGCATTGTCCGAGAACTGGCTCAAAAAAGTGATGAGCAAAATCCCCATCCCATGCAAATTGCAATTCTGCCAAGTTCTGCTTTTACTCCTGGGGATGTTGAGGAGATCAAAGAGATTGTCGCTGCTTTTGGACTGCAACCCATTGTTGTACCGGATCTGGCTGCATCTTTGGATGGTCATTTGGAAGATTCTTATAGTGCAATTACAGCTAAGGGTACAAGTTTAGCAGAATTGAGAGAAATTGGTAATTCTGCATTCACTTTAGCTTTAGGTGAAAGTATGCGGGGTGCAGCAAAAATTCTGCACGATCGCTTTAACATTCCCTATGAAGTTTTTGGCGAACTGACGGGATTAGAACCAGTTGATAACTTCTTACAAGCATTGTCAGATGTGAGTGGGACTGCGGTACCAGAAAAATACCGCCGCCAACGCCGTCAGTTACAAGATGCTATGTTAGATACTCATTTTTTCTTTGGTTGCAAGCGAGTGTCTCTAGCACTAGAACCGGATTTACTCGGTTCAACAGTTTATTTTTTACAATCCATGGGTGCTGAAATTCACGCAGCAGTGACAACAACTCGTTCTCCTCTGTTGGAAAAACTTCCTATAAATAGCGTGACTGTAGGCGATTTAGAAGATTTTGAGCAACTGGCTGTTGGTTCCGATTTGCTAATTGGAAATTCTCATAGTGTTGCGATCGCAAAGCGTTTGGGCGTTCCTATTTACCGTCAAGGTATTCCCATTTTTGACCGTTTGGGTAACGGTTTGTATACAAAAGTAGGTTACCGAGGTACTCTCGAGATTCTGTTCGATCTGGCCAATATCTTTATGGAAGAGGAAGAAGCCAAAGCTCACCAGTTGAGAGAGTTAGTAACTTGCTAA
- the nifX gene encoding nitrogen fixation protein NifX: MKVAFTTSDRIHINAHFGWSKEIDVYEVSKDGYEFLETLKFDGNLKQDGNEDKLGPKIDALVECKLVYVAAIGATAAAKLIKKGVTPVKARSEEDAIADVLNNLVQTLNGSPPPWLRKALQENPQSFENELEEEAAV; encoded by the coding sequence ATGAAAGTTGCTTTCACAACTAGTGACAGAATACATATTAATGCTCATTTTGGCTGGTCAAAAGAGATTGATGTGTATGAAGTCTCAAAAGATGGATATGAGTTTCTGGAAACTCTTAAGTTTGATGGTAATCTCAAACAAGATGGCAATGAAGATAAACTCGGGCCAAAAATTGATGCATTAGTTGAGTGCAAACTTGTTTACGTTGCTGCGATTGGTGCTACTGCTGCTGCTAAGTTAATCAAAAAAGGTGTGACTCCAGTCAAAGCACGTTCTGAAGAAGATGCGATCGCTGATGTTTTGAACAATTTAGTACAAACTTTAAACGGAAGCCCGCCACCTTGGTTGCGTAAAGCGCTACAGGAAAATCCCCAAAGTTTTGAGAATGAATTAGAAGAGGAAGCTGCTGTATGA